A stretch of the Actinoalloteichus fjordicus genome encodes the following:
- a CDS encoding GNAT family N-acetyltransferase, which produces MAQRVVDTITAYWALGGSRSAVDGGTVVSHPGIAPHPLGDFLQLSAETGADRLPEVLAAAERRTGRVCSTVRLHPAGRLDVEPRLIIEGWQGDSELQLVCDGPLTVPDGAASEVDVPGLEVRPLREADWPAVARLFRLDHEEEDRAAGVQTRPHEVTDAAVGLRRELSRHADFQVAAAGETVVGFVVSAAGEGGLGIVEDVFVRSDHRRQGIATALIVAAVAQARRRGARELLIAADPDDHPKHLYARLGFRPTLVTWSYSRPAPQTES; this is translated from the coding sequence ATGGCGCAGCGAGTCGTCGACACGATCACGGCCTACTGGGCTCTCGGGGGCAGCCGATCCGCGGTCGACGGCGGCACGGTGGTCTCCCATCCGGGGATCGCGCCCCACCCACTGGGCGACTTCCTCCAGCTCTCGGCCGAGACCGGCGCCGATCGGCTGCCCGAGGTGCTGGCGGCCGCCGAACGCCGGACCGGCCGGGTCTGTTCGACGGTTCGGCTGCACCCCGCCGGGCGGCTCGACGTCGAGCCTCGGCTGATCATCGAGGGCTGGCAGGGAGACTCGGAACTCCAACTCGTGTGCGACGGACCGCTCACCGTTCCCGACGGCGCCGCGTCTGAGGTCGACGTCCCCGGCCTCGAGGTCCGACCACTGCGCGAGGCCGACTGGCCTGCCGTGGCCCGGCTGTTCCGGCTCGACCACGAGGAAGAGGACCGGGCGGCGGGCGTGCAGACGCGCCCCCACGAGGTGACGGACGCCGCCGTCGGGCTGCGGCGGGAGCTGAGCCGCCACGCGGACTTCCAGGTGGCCGCCGCAGGCGAGACGGTCGTCGGTTTCGTGGTCTCCGCGGCGGGGGAAGGCGGTCTCGGGATCGTCGAGGACGTCTTCGTCCGATCCGACCACCGCCGCCAGGGCATCGCGACCGCCCTGATCGTCGCGGCCGTGGCACAGGCCAGGCGACGAGGCGCACGCGAGCTGCTGATCGCCGCCGATCCGGACGACCATCCCAAACACCTCTACGCCAGGCTGGGATTCCGCCCGACCCTCGTGACCTGGTCCTACAGTCGGCCTGCACCACAGACCGAGTCCTGA
- a CDS encoding NAD(P)-dependent alcohol dehydrogenase yields MTLVPAYTAVSATDPLTPGMISRREVGPRDVLIEIAWAGVCHSDIHTVRGDWGDVPYPLTVGHEIAGTVTQVGAEVTRHQIGDRVGVGCMVESCRECTNCLAGQEQYCLAGFTDTYNGTEPDGSITQGGYSSHIVVDEHFTLRIPEAIPFEKAAPLLCAGITTYSPLRRWNAGPGKKVAVVGLGGLGHMAVQLAHALGAEVTVLSQSLRKKDDGLRLGADHYHATSDPATFEELANTFDLIVNTVSAPLNLDAYLGLLTLHGTLVNVGAPPEPVPVTLFTLFENQRSFAGSKIGGIAETQEMLDFCAEHGIAPEVEIIRADQINTAWERVLASDVRYRFVIDISTLAS; encoded by the coding sequence ATGACCCTCGTACCCGCCTACACCGCCGTCTCGGCCACCGACCCGCTCACGCCCGGGATGATCTCCCGCCGGGAGGTCGGTCCTCGGGACGTGCTGATCGAGATCGCCTGGGCAGGCGTGTGTCACTCCGACATCCACACCGTCCGGGGCGACTGGGGCGACGTGCCCTACCCGCTCACCGTCGGGCACGAGATCGCCGGGACCGTCACCCAGGTCGGCGCCGAGGTCACCCGCCACCAGATCGGCGACCGCGTCGGCGTCGGCTGCATGGTCGAATCGTGCCGAGAATGCACGAACTGCCTGGCAGGCCAGGAGCAGTACTGCCTCGCCGGGTTCACCGACACCTATAACGGCACCGAACCCGACGGCTCCATCACCCAGGGCGGTTACTCCTCGCACATCGTCGTCGACGAGCACTTCACGCTGCGCATCCCCGAGGCGATCCCGTTCGAGAAGGCCGCCCCGCTGCTGTGCGCGGGGATCACCACCTACTCGCCGCTGCGACGCTGGAACGCGGGCCCCGGCAAGAAGGTCGCCGTCGTCGGCCTCGGCGGCCTCGGACACATGGCCGTCCAGCTCGCCCATGCCCTCGGCGCCGAGGTCACCGTCCTCTCGCAGAGCCTCCGCAAGAAGGACGACGGTCTGCGCCTCGGCGCGGACCACTATCACGCGACCAGCGACCCGGCGACGTTCGAGGAGCTGGCGAACACCTTCGACCTGATCGTGAACACCGTCAGCGCCCCGCTGAATCTGGACGCCTATCTGGGACTGCTCACGCTGCACGGCACGCTCGTGAACGTCGGCGCCCCGCCGGAGCCGGTCCCGGTGACCCTGTTCACGCTCTTCGAGAACCAGCGGTCCTTCGCCGGGTCGAAGATCGGCGGGATCGCCGAGACCCAGGAGATGCTCGACTTCTGCGCCGAGCACGGCATCGCCCCGGAGGTCGAGATCATTCGCGCCGACCAGATCAACACCGCCTGGGAGCGCGTCCTGGCCTCGGACGTCCGCTACCGATTCGTCATCGACATCTCCACCCTGGCCTCCTGA
- a CDS encoding helix-turn-helix transcriptional regulator, whose translation MSTRDEVREFVVSRRANVTPEQAGIPDFGGGRRVPGLRREEVAMLAGVSLDYYTRLERGDIRRASDSVLNAIARALQLDEAEREYLFDLARAAPSAAAVRTRPVVRSVRTSVQRVLDNLTVPAIVHNASQDLIAANLPGRALYAPHFDTEGVPNIARFIFLDPRARDYYLYWPQARRTAAAVMRLEAGRDPLNRDLTALIGELSARSPHFRQDWAGHDVHSHRTGVKSFRHPEVGLIEVAFDVFEQVGESGLQIVTYSAPPGSDSADKFARLTAWAATRLPEAHRRAKSATAQDDEEAMPPRAGND comes from the coding sequence ATGAGCACCAGGGACGAGGTTCGGGAGTTCGTCGTCTCCCGTCGCGCGAACGTCACCCCCGAGCAGGCAGGCATTCCCGACTTCGGCGGCGGGCGGCGCGTGCCCGGCCTGCGGCGTGAAGAGGTCGCGATGCTGGCAGGCGTCAGCCTGGACTACTACACGAGGCTGGAACGCGGAGACATCCGGCGGGCCTCGGACAGCGTGCTCAACGCGATCGCCCGCGCCTTGCAGCTCGACGAGGCCGAACGGGAGTACCTGTTCGATCTCGCCCGCGCTGCGCCGTCGGCAGCCGCAGTCCGCACCCGGCCCGTCGTCCGGTCGGTGCGGACGTCGGTGCAGCGTGTGCTGGACAACCTGACGGTCCCCGCGATCGTGCACAACGCGAGTCAGGACCTCATCGCGGCCAACCTCCCCGGCCGGGCGCTCTATGCACCGCATTTCGACACCGAGGGCGTGCCGAACATCGCTCGGTTCATCTTCCTCGACCCCCGCGCTCGGGACTACTACCTCTACTGGCCGCAGGCCCGCCGGACGGCGGCGGCGGTGATGCGGCTGGAAGCAGGCCGCGATCCGCTGAACAGGGACCTGACCGCGCTCATCGGCGAGCTGTCCGCCCGCAGCCCGCACTTCCGGCAGGATTGGGCAGGCCACGACGTGCACTCGCATCGCACGGGCGTCAAGTCGTTCCGCCATCCGGAGGTCGGCCTGATCGAGGTCGCCTTCGACGTGTTCGAGCAGGTGGGCGAGTCGGGTCTGCAGATCGTCACCTACAGTGCCCCGCCCGGCAGCGACTCCGCAGACAAGTTCGCCCGCTTGACGGCCTGGGCCGCGACCCGCCTGCCCGAGGCACACCGTCGGGCGAAGTCCGCGACGGCGCAGGACGATGAGGAGGCGATGCCGCCGAGGGCCGGGAACGACTGA
- a CDS encoding peroxiredoxin, which yields MTLEVGTQAPDFTLNDYDKQSVTLSSFQGKSNVLLVFYPFAFSGTCTGELCQVRDELADYQGADVTVLGVSVDTTFSLKKWAGQEGYTFPLLSDFWPHGAVAQTYGVFNEAAGFANRGTFLIDKQGVIRFAERNGAGEARDQSAWKKAIAELAA from the coding sequence ATGACACTTGAGGTCGGTACTCAGGCCCCGGACTTCACGCTCAACGACTACGACAAGCAGTCGGTGACGCTCTCGTCGTTCCAGGGGAAGAGCAACGTGCTGCTCGTCTTCTACCCCTTCGCCTTCAGCGGGACCTGCACCGGTGAGCTGTGCCAGGTTCGCGACGAGCTCGCCGACTACCAGGGTGCCGACGTGACCGTGCTCGGCGTGTCGGTCGACACGACGTTCAGCCTGAAGAAGTGGGCGGGCCAGGAGGGATACACCTTCCCGCTGCTGTCCGACTTCTGGCCGCACGGTGCCGTCGCGCAGACCTACGGCGTGTTCAACGAGGCAGCCGGGTTCGCGAATCGCGGCACCTTCCTGATCGACAAGCAGGGTGTCATCCGCTTCGCCGAGCGCAACGGGGCAGGCGAGGCGCGCGACCAGTCGGCCTGGAAGAAGGCGATCGCCGAACTGGCGGCCTGA
- a CDS encoding DUF3052 domain-containing protein: MVAAGDAGKVGVADRLGIEPDMVVQEIGWDEDVDDELRAAVQERCGSELRDEEVDEVVDVVLLWWRDDDGDLVDTLVDAISPLADNGVIWVFTPKTGRDGYVEPSEIAEAAPTAGLSRTSSVSVAEDWSATRLVSPKAAKSKR, from the coding sequence GTGGTCGCCGCGGGAGACGCCGGAAAGGTCGGCGTCGCCGACAGGCTCGGGATCGAGCCGGATATGGTGGTCCAGGAGATCGGCTGGGACGAGGACGTCGATGACGAACTTCGTGCAGCGGTCCAGGAGCGTTGCGGCAGTGAGCTGCGCGACGAGGAAGTCGACGAAGTCGTGGACGTCGTCCTGCTGTGGTGGCGGGATGACGACGGTGATCTGGTGGACACGCTCGTCGACGCGATCTCTCCGCTGGCCGACAACGGCGTGATCTGGGTCTTCACGCCGAAGACCGGCAGAGACGGCTACGTCGAGCCCAGCGAGATCGCCGAGGCCGCGCCGACAGCCGGACTGTCTCGGACATCCAGCGTCAGCGTCGCGGAGGACTGGTCCGCGACGCGGCTGGTCTCGCCGAAGGCGGCCAAGTCGAAACGCTGA
- the aceE gene encoding pyruvate dehydrogenase (acetyl-transferring), homodimeric type, with amino-acid sequence MAPQNNGNAADNAPQRVRVIRDGLAAHLPDIDPEETAEWLESFDSILSATGRQRARYVMLRLLERARESGVGLPSLTSTDYVNSIPTDVEPWFPGDEETERRYRAWIRWNAAMTVHRAQRPGIGVGGHISTYASSATLYEVGFNWFFRGKDHPGGGDQVFIQGHGSPGIYARAFLEGRLTESQLDGFRQEYSHAGPGGGLPSYPHPRLMPHFWEFPTVSMGLGPMNAIYQARFNRYLHNRGIKDTSDQHVWAFLGDGEMDEPESRGLIHVAANEGLDNLTFVINCNLQRLDGPVRGNGKIIQELESYFRGAGWNVIKVVWGREWDSLLHGDRDGALINLMNTTPDGDYQTYKANDGAYVREHFFGRDPRTKELVTEYTDQQIWNLKRGGHDYRKVYAAYQAATSHHGQPTVILAKTIKGYGLGPTFAGRNATHQMKKMTLNDLKLFRDSTRVPITDAQLEADPYLPPYYHPGNDAPEIQYLLDRRRRLGGFVPERRVKAKPLVLPGDKVYDVVKRGSGKQDVATTMAFVRLIRDLAKDPEIGPRLVPIIPDEARTFGMDSMFPTQKIYNPSGQLYTSVDAQLMLAYKESEQGQILHEGINEGGSTASFTAAATSYATHGEHMIPVYIFYSMFGFQRTGDGLWAAADQMARGFVLGATAGRTTLTGEGLQHNDGHSLLLAATNPAVVSYDPAWSFEVAHIVKDGLRRMYGESEEFPHGEDVMFYLTVYNDPYRQPAEPDDLDVDGLLRGLYRYAKAPAGDGPTAQILASGVSMPWALRAQELLAEHHGVQAAVWSATSWAELRREAVRTEQDNLLRPGSRREVPHVTRALEGTGGPVVAVSDWMRAVPDLIRPWVPTDMLTLGTDGFGFSDTRPAARRKFLVDAESIVVGTLLALARRGDIDHSVAEQAARTYRIEDVQAAGPQTSDPGVS; translated from the coding sequence TTGGCCCCGCAGAACAACGGCAACGCCGCCGACAACGCCCCGCAGCGGGTGCGTGTGATCCGGGACGGCCTTGCCGCGCACCTTCCGGACATCGACCCGGAGGAGACAGCCGAGTGGCTGGAGAGCTTCGACTCGATCCTGTCCGCCACCGGCAGGCAGCGCGCCCGATACGTGATGCTCCGACTTCTCGAGCGCGCCAGGGAGAGCGGCGTCGGCCTGCCCTCCCTGACCTCCACCGACTACGTCAACTCGATCCCCACCGATGTGGAGCCCTGGTTCCCCGGTGACGAGGAGACCGAACGCCGCTACCGGGCGTGGATCCGCTGGAACGCCGCCATGACCGTGCACCGCGCGCAGCGGCCGGGCATCGGGGTCGGCGGCCACATCTCCACCTACGCCTCGTCCGCGACGCTCTACGAGGTCGGCTTCAACTGGTTCTTCCGAGGCAAGGACCACCCCGGCGGCGGCGACCAGGTCTTCATTCAGGGACACGGCTCCCCCGGCATCTACGCCAGGGCCTTCCTGGAAGGCAGGCTCACCGAGTCGCAGCTCGACGGCTTCCGGCAGGAGTACTCCCACGCGGGACCGGGCGGTGGGCTGCCCTCGTACCCGCACCCCCGGCTGATGCCGCATTTCTGGGAGTTCCCGACGGTGTCGATGGGCCTCGGCCCGATGAACGCCATCTACCAGGCACGGTTCAACCGCTATCTGCACAACCGGGGTATCAAGGACACCTCGGATCAGCACGTGTGGGCGTTCCTCGGCGACGGCGAGATGGACGAGCCGGAGTCACGCGGTCTGATCCACGTCGCCGCGAACGAGGGCCTGGACAACCTCACCTTCGTGATCAACTGCAACCTCCAGCGGCTCGACGGGCCGGTCCGAGGCAACGGGAAGATCATCCAGGAGCTGGAGTCCTACTTCCGGGGCGCGGGCTGGAACGTCATCAAGGTCGTCTGGGGCCGCGAGTGGGACTCGCTGCTGCACGGCGACCGCGACGGCGCGCTGATCAACCTGATGAACACCACGCCGGACGGCGACTACCAGACGTACAAGGCCAACGACGGCGCCTACGTGCGTGAGCACTTCTTCGGCCGCGACCCGCGTACCAAGGAACTGGTCACCGAGTACACCGACCAGCAGATCTGGAACCTCAAGCGCGGCGGCCACGACTACCGCAAGGTCTACGCCGCGTACCAGGCGGCGACCTCGCACCACGGCCAGCCCACGGTGATCCTCGCCAAGACCATCAAGGGCTACGGCCTCGGTCCGACGTTCGCCGGTCGCAACGCCACGCACCAGATGAAGAAGATGACCCTCAACGACCTCAAGCTGTTCCGAGACAGCACGCGGGTGCCGATCACGGACGCGCAGTTGGAGGCCGACCCGTACCTGCCGCCGTACTACCACCCCGGGAACGACGCCCCGGAGATCCAGTACCTGCTGGATCGACGCCGCAGGCTCGGCGGTTTCGTGCCGGAGCGCCGGGTGAAGGCCAAGCCGCTGGTGCTGCCGGGTGACAAGGTCTACGACGTCGTCAAACGCGGCTCCGGCAAGCAGGACGTCGCCACGACGATGGCCTTCGTGCGGCTGATCCGCGACCTGGCCAAGGACCCCGAGATCGGGCCGAGGCTGGTGCCGATCATCCCGGACGAGGCACGCACGTTCGGGATGGACTCGATGTTCCCGACGCAGAAGATCTACAACCCCAGCGGCCAGCTCTACACGTCGGTGGACGCCCAGCTCATGCTCGCCTACAAGGAGAGCGAGCAGGGTCAGATCCTGCACGAGGGCATCAACGAGGGCGGCTCAACCGCCTCGTTCACGGCGGCGGCGACCTCCTACGCCACGCACGGCGAGCACATGATCCCGGTCTACATCTTCTATTCGATGTTCGGGTTCCAGCGCACCGGCGACGGCCTGTGGGCGGCGGCCGACCAGATGGCGCGCGGATTCGTCCTCGGCGCCACGGCGGGCCGGACCACGCTCACCGGCGAGGGCCTCCAGCACAACGACGGACACTCACTGCTGCTGGCGGCGACCAACCCCGCGGTCGTCTCCTACGACCCGGCGTGGTCCTTCGAGGTCGCGCACATCGTCAAAGACGGTCTGCGCCGCATGTACGGGGAGTCCGAGGAGTTCCCGCACGGCGAGGACGTCATGTTCTACCTCACCGTCTACAACGACCCCTACCGGCAGCCTGCCGAGCCCGATGATCTCGACGTCGACGGGCTGCTGCGCGGGCTGTACCGGTACGCGAAGGCTCCTGCGGGCGACGGCCCGACGGCACAGATCCTCGCCTCCGGGGTGTCGATGCCCTGGGCGTTGCGGGCGCAGGAGCTGCTGGCCGAGCACCACGGCGTGCAGGCGGCGGTCTGGTCGGCGACGTCCTGGGCGGAGCTGCGCCGCGAGGCGGTGCGGACCGAGCAGGACAACCTGCTCCGGCCGGGGTCGAGGCGTGAGGTGCCGCACGTGACCCGTGCGTTGGAGGGCACCGGCGGCCCGGTCGTGGCGGTGTCGGACTGGATGCGCGCGGTGCCGGACCTCATCCGGCCGTGGGTGCCCACCGACATGCTCACCCTCGGCACGGACGGCTTCGGCTTCTCGGACACCAGGCCTGCGGCCCGGCGGAAGTTCCTCGTCGACGCGGAGTCGATCGTGGTGGGCACGCTGCTGGCGTTGGCCCGACGCGGCGACATCGACCACTCGGTGGCCGAGCAGGCGGCGCGGACCTACCGGATCGAGGACGTGCAGGCGGCCGGTCCGCAGACCTCCGATCCCGGGGTCTCCTGA